In Hirundo rustica isolate bHirRus1 chromosome 2, bHirRus1.pri.v3, whole genome shotgun sequence, one genomic interval encodes:
- the LOC120748683 gene encoding matrix metalloproteinase-27-like, with product MKALLLWLLTCTAVSSALPIHPEKDNEEDAKLEQNYLNKFYAVEPDPNQLGWKINAESATEKLQKMQQFFGLKVTGKLDNETLEMMKKPRCGVPDVGLYGFTLPGWKKTKLTYRIVNYTPDMSKEDVDKAIEKAFKMWSVVTPLIFTRIHKGIADIMIAFGIKAHGQCPRYFDGPLGVLAHAFPPGSGLGGDVHFDEDEDWTTGSAGFNLFLVAAHEFGHALGLSHSKDQRALMFPNYAYISPSEFPLSPDDINGIQSIYGSPPNAPDERPTTPTSPKTCGSQMSFDAITTLRREIIFLKGRHLWRVYPDNSEAERELISVFWPNLTPGIEAAYENTKDQILLFKGNKFWVISGYRVLLGYPKNINTLGFPKGVKKVDAAVCNKDTGKTDFFIGDKYWRFDENSQSMEKGYPRLTVNEYPGISQRVDAVFQQKELFYFFHGSKQWEFDPIAKKVIREMKSNSWFNCQYH from the exons ATGAAGGCTCTTTTGCTTTGGCTCCTAACATGCACAGCTGTTTCTAGTGCTCTTCCCATCCACCCAGAGAAAGACAATGAAGAAGATGCAAAGCTTGAACAG aaCTATTTGAATAAATTCTACGCTGTCGAGCCAGATCCAAATCAACTTGgatggaaaataaatgctgaatCTGCAActgaaaaacttcagaaaatgcaACAATTTTTTGGTTTGAAAGTGACTGGGAAACTGGATAATGAGACATTGGAAATGATGAAGAAACCCAGGTGTGGAGTCCCTGATGTGGGTCTCTATGGCTTTACCCTGCctggatggaaaaaaaccaaactgacaTACAG AATTGTGAACTACACACCAGATATGAGCAAGGAGGATGTGGATAAAGCAATtgagaaggcatttaaaatgtggAGTGTTGTCACCCCGCTGATTTTCACTCGAATTCATAAGGGAATAGCTGATATAATGATTGCTTTTGGGATCAAAG CTCATGGACAGTGCCCTCGCTATTTTGATGGCCCCCTTGGAGTTCTTGCTCATGCCTTTCCACCTGGCAGTGGTCTGGGCGGTGATGTGCACTTTGATGAGGATGAAGACTGGACCACAGGCTCAGCTG GGTTCAACTTGTTCCTTGTTGCTGCTCATGAGTTTGGCCATGCCCTGGGTCTCTCCCATTCTAAAGATCAGAGGGCGCTCATGTTCCCCAATTATGCCTACATCAGCCCCAGTGAATTTCCCCTCTCTCCAGATGATATAAATGGCATTCAGTCCATTTATG GATCCCCACCAAATGCCCCAGATGAAAGGCCAACTACCCCTACCTCACCTAAAACCTGTGGCTCCCAGATGTCTTTCGACGCTATAACTACGCTCCGAcgagaaataatttttctaaaggGCAG GCACTTATGGCGAGTATATCCTGATAATTCAGAAGCTGAACGGGAATTAATTTCTGTCTTCTGGCCAAATCTGACTCCTGGTATTGAAGCTGCATATGAGAACACAAAAGATCAAATCCTACTTTTCAAAG GCAACAAATTCTGGGTTATCAGTGGATATCGGGTGTTGCTTGGCTATCCGAAGAATATCAACACACTGGGCTTCCCTAAAGGTGTCAAGAAAGTTGATGCAGCTGTTTGTAATAAAGATACAGGGAAGACAGACTTTTTCATAGGTGACAAGTATTGGAG GTTTGATGAAAACAGCCAGTCCATGGAGAAGGGATATCCTAGACTGACAGTGAATGAATATCCAGGAATTAGTCAGAGGGTTGATGCCGTTTTTC